The following proteins are co-located in the Conyzicola lurida genome:
- a CDS encoding DUF58 domain-containing protein — protein sequence MVLVIAAYSLGNEQFRFVACLLAALVGLCLLLVRYRAPRLTAARRFSVDVVSVGSPVTVTIDVTNGTVGRSSAAEWSDRLPWEPGATEPARLAGLPSARYSSRGTARLEYVLHPPRRGIVEIGPVAVERADPFGLSTRQTVLGDSRQLIVAPRITPLAGSGFSLAGGDGSVRASRRNTAGNNDDLMTREYRRGDALRRVHWRATARHGDLMVRQEEESSFPTARLVVDTRDDGYATSDAFEWALGMVASLGVHLVSAGFQLHLRETAPAQLVAPLEAGGGTGHDVEFLTSLARVALVVGRHDAPPSVAELDQHGPIFAVVSAPTADTLRWIVGQRAPNEHGVAILVDEPGSAAFETLSRAGWHCVAAHSTDDAAEVWAAALDDEGAGGESYGRSLFARSERGHG from the coding sequence GTGGTGCTGGTGATCGCGGCGTACTCGCTGGGTAACGAGCAGTTCCGCTTCGTCGCCTGCCTGCTGGCGGCGCTCGTCGGGCTCTGCCTGCTGCTCGTGCGCTACCGTGCGCCGCGGTTGACGGCCGCGCGGCGGTTCTCGGTCGACGTCGTCTCGGTCGGCAGCCCTGTCACCGTCACGATCGACGTGACGAACGGCACCGTCGGGCGCAGTTCCGCCGCCGAGTGGAGCGACCGGCTGCCGTGGGAACCCGGAGCCACCGAGCCCGCGCGGCTCGCGGGGCTTCCCTCCGCCCGCTATTCCTCCCGCGGCACCGCCCGGCTCGAGTACGTGTTGCACCCGCCGCGTCGGGGGATCGTCGAGATCGGCCCGGTCGCGGTCGAGCGGGCCGACCCCTTCGGCCTCTCCACCCGGCAGACCGTGCTCGGCGACTCACGACAGCTCATCGTCGCGCCGCGAATCACGCCGCTCGCGGGCAGCGGGTTCTCGCTCGCCGGGGGCGACGGATCCGTGCGGGCGAGCCGCCGCAACACGGCCGGCAACAACGACGACCTGATGACGCGCGAGTACCGGCGGGGCGACGCGCTGCGCCGGGTGCACTGGCGCGCCACGGCCCGGCACGGCGACCTCATGGTGAGGCAGGAGGAGGAGAGCAGCTTTCCGACCGCGCGGCTCGTCGTCGACACGCGCGACGACGGGTATGCGACATCCGACGCCTTCGAATGGGCTCTCGGCATGGTGGCCTCGCTCGGCGTGCACCTGGTCAGCGCCGGGTTCCAGCTTCACCTGCGCGAGACCGCGCCCGCCCAGCTCGTCGCCCCGCTCGAGGCCGGCGGTGGCACCGGGCACGACGTGGAATTCCTCACCAGCCTCGCCCGCGTCGCGCTCGTGGTCGGCCGGCACGACGCCCCGCCGTCGGTCGCCGAGCTCGACCAGCACGGCCCGATCTTCGCCGTCGTCTCCGCGCCGACCGCCGACACGCTGCGCTGGATCGTCGGCCAACGTGCCCCCAACGAGCACGGCGTCGCCATCCTCGTCGACGAACCCGGCTCGGCCGCGTTCGAGACCCTGTCCCGCGCGGGCTGGCACTGCGTCGCGGCACACTCGACGGACGACGCCGCCGAGGTCTGGGCGGCGGCGCTCGACGACGAGGGTGCGGGCGGCGAGTCCTACGGGCGCTCCCTCTTCGCGAGGTCGGAGCGCGGTCATGGTTGA
- a CDS encoding AAA family ATPase, with protein sequence MNSIAARFEPGHEAASDVDHETLSIEEFFRSSRAIIGSVETVIDGKREAVEMALTVILAEGHLLIEDVPGVGKTMLARALAKSLDCSVSRIQFTPDLLPSDITGVSIYNQADREFEFKPGPVFANLVIGDEINRASPKTQSALLECMEEKQVTVDGTTYALASPFTVVATQNPIEMEGTYALPEAQRDRFMARISMGYPDSSAEIAMLRSRETRSPLEDVVPVVSGQQLSAMIHTARNVFVSQAVEQYVVRLSQATRTDPELRLGASPRATLQLVRAAKVRAALDGREFVLPDDINAIVAPVLAHRLIAANRSGGVARASVAEIIARIVAQTPVPLGAGGLAGHAG encoded by the coding sequence GTGAACAGCATTGCGGCGAGGTTCGAACCCGGGCACGAAGCGGCCTCCGACGTCGATCACGAGACGCTCTCGATCGAGGAGTTCTTCCGCTCGAGCCGCGCGATCATCGGTTCCGTCGAGACGGTGATCGACGGCAAGCGCGAGGCCGTCGAGATGGCGCTCACCGTCATCCTCGCCGAGGGCCACCTGCTCATCGAAGACGTTCCCGGGGTCGGCAAGACCATGCTGGCCCGCGCGCTGGCCAAGAGCCTCGACTGCTCGGTCTCGCGCATCCAGTTCACCCCCGACCTGCTGCCCTCCGACATCACCGGTGTCTCGATCTACAACCAGGCCGACCGGGAGTTCGAGTTCAAGCCCGGCCCCGTGTTCGCCAACCTCGTCATCGGCGACGAGATCAACCGGGCCAGCCCGAAGACCCAGTCCGCCCTGCTCGAGTGCATGGAGGAGAAGCAGGTCACGGTCGATGGCACGACCTACGCGCTGGCCTCGCCGTTCACCGTCGTCGCCACGCAGAACCCCATCGAGATGGAGGGCACCTACGCCCTGCCCGAGGCGCAGCGCGACCGCTTTATGGCGCGCATCTCGATGGGCTACCCCGACTCCTCAGCCGAGATCGCGATGCTGCGCTCGCGCGAGACCCGCAGCCCGCTCGAAGACGTCGTGCCGGTCGTCTCCGGCCAGCAGCTCTCCGCCATGATCCACACCGCGCGCAACGTGTTCGTCAGCCAGGCCGTCGAGCAGTACGTCGTGCGTCTCTCGCAGGCCACCCGCACCGACCCCGAACTGCGACTCGGCGCCAGCCCCCGCGCCACCCTGCAGCTCGTGCGTGCCGCCAAGGTACGCGCCGCCCTCGACGGCCGCGAGTTCGTGCTGCCCGACGACATCAACGCGATCGTCGCCCCCGTGCTCGCCCACCGCCTCATCGCCGCCAACCGTTCCGGCGGGGTCGCGCGGGCGAGCGTCGCGGAGATCATCGCCCGGATCGTGGCGCAGACCCCGGTTCCGCTCGGCGCCGGCGGGCTCGCGGGGCACGCGGGCTGA
- the cofD gene encoding 2-phospho-L-lactate transferase, with the protein MKITVLSGGVGGARFLRGVREHARGIPEAEITAVVNTGDDMWLTSLRIAPDLDSIMYTLAGENDEERGWGRVGETERVSGELRAYGIGWPWFTLGDLDIGTHLARTDLLRSGMPLSAVTDRITSRWDLGVHLIPATDDEVETHVTVEGGELHFQEWWTKHRATVPALGFVQHYVENSTPAPGVLAAIADADVVLIAPSNPVVSIGTILGIPGIRAAVAATSARVVGVSPIIAGAVVRGMADACLTAIGVETSAEAVGLHYGARSAGGILDAWLIDETDAAAVPALEAAGIAARAVPLWMRDPATSAQLAADALAL; encoded by the coding sequence GTGAAGATAACCGTGCTTTCCGGCGGCGTCGGCGGCGCCCGTTTCCTCCGCGGTGTGCGTGAGCACGCGCGCGGCATCCCCGAGGCCGAGATCACCGCTGTGGTCAACACCGGCGACGACATGTGGCTCACGAGCCTGCGCATCGCGCCCGACCTCGACTCGATCATGTACACGCTCGCGGGCGAGAACGACGAGGAGCGCGGCTGGGGCCGGGTCGGCGAGACCGAGCGGGTGAGCGGCGAACTGCGCGCGTACGGCATCGGCTGGCCGTGGTTCACCCTCGGCGACCTCGACATCGGCACCCACCTCGCCCGCACCGACCTGCTGCGGTCGGGCATGCCGCTGAGCGCGGTCACCGACCGCATCACCTCGCGCTGGGACCTCGGCGTGCACCTCATCCCCGCAACCGACGACGAGGTGGAGACGCACGTCACGGTCGAGGGCGGCGAGCTGCACTTCCAGGAATGGTGGACGAAGCACCGCGCCACCGTTCCCGCGCTCGGCTTCGTGCAGCACTACGTCGAGAACTCGACCCCCGCGCCCGGCGTGCTCGCGGCGATCGCCGACGCCGACGTGGTGCTGATCGCCCCGTCGAACCCCGTCGTCTCGATCGGCACGATCCTCGGCATCCCCGGCATCCGCGCGGCGGTCGCCGCGACCTCCGCCCGCGTCGTCGGCGTCTCGCCGATCATCGCCGGGGCGGTCGTGCGCGGCATGGCCGACGCCTGCCTGACCGCCATCGGTGTGGAGACCTCCGCCGAGGCGGTCGGCCTGCACTACGGCGCCCGGTCGGCCGGCGGCATCCTCGATGCCTGGCTCATCGACGAGACGGATGCTGCGGCTGTCCCGGCGCTCGAGGCCGCGGGCATCGCGGCCCGCGCCGTACCGCTTTGGATGCGTGACCCCGCGACGAGCGCGCAGCTCGCCGCCGACGCCCTGGCCCTGTAG
- the cofC gene encoding 2-phospho-L-lactate guanylyltransferase, with amino-acid sequence MTESHFPTSRQSARSEIERAAVEQFESRPRDTGIRRTGKPVRETHVAEPTREWIVVIPVKGTGEAKSRLGDGHPDRAALAQALALDTVAAALAAASVVLVLVVTTAEAAPAFDDLGAFVVIEEQPSGLAAAIADGLDVATDLGAPGRGVAVLLGDLPALQPAELAAALAAATAHELSMVPDADGTGTALIAAADGAVHATAFGAGSRAAHAAAGYVELAVDADSGLRRDVDTPQQLADLAPRVGRFTAEVLG; translated from the coding sequence GTGACCGAATCGCACTTCCCCACCTCCCGCCAGTCCGCCCGCTCGGAGATCGAGCGCGCGGCCGTCGAGCAGTTCGAGTCGCGGCCCCGCGATACCGGTATCCGCCGCACCGGCAAGCCCGTCCGCGAGACCCACGTCGCGGAACCCACGCGCGAGTGGATCGTCGTCATCCCCGTGAAGGGAACCGGGGAGGCGAAGTCGCGTCTCGGCGACGGCCACCCCGACCGCGCTGCCCTGGCCCAGGCGCTCGCGCTCGACACGGTCGCGGCTGCGCTCGCCGCGGCATCCGTCGTCCTGGTGCTCGTCGTGACGACCGCGGAAGCGGCGCCGGCGTTCGACGACCTCGGCGCGTTCGTCGTGATCGAGGAGCAGCCGTCGGGGCTCGCCGCCGCGATCGCCGACGGGCTCGACGTCGCCACCGACCTCGGCGCCCCGGGCAGGGGAGTGGCCGTGCTGCTCGGCGACCTGCCCGCGCTGCAGCCCGCGGAACTCGCCGCCGCGCTCGCCGCGGCCACCGCGCACGAGCTCTCGATGGTGCCCGACGCCGACGGCACCGGCACGGCGCTCATCGCGGCGGCCGACGGGGCCGTGCACGCGACCGCGTTCGGCGCCGGCTCACGGGCAGCGCACGCCGCCGCGGGCTACGTCGAGCTGGCGGTCGACGCCGATTCCGGCCTGCGCCGCGACGTCGACACCCCGCAGCAGCTCGCCGACCTCGCGCCGCGCGTGGGACGGTTCACGGCCGAGGTTCTGGGCTAG
- the cofE gene encoding coenzyme F420-0:L-glutamate ligase, with protein sequence MLSVYAAAGIPEISPTSDLAQILGDALDGLLADGDILAVTSKIISKAEGRIVQAADREQAITDETVRVVATRAHPGGVTRIVENRLGMVAAAAGVDSSNTADGTVLLLPVDPDASAARLRAALQERFGIRIGIVITDTLGRAWREGQTDVTIGSSGVRLLDDLRGTLDSHGRRLDVTLPAVGDEIAAAADLVKGKSGGLPVAVVRGLGRLLDADAPGARVLIRRAEADMFRLGAAEAFAEGYAAGLAAAPEEAQ encoded by the coding sequence ATGCTCTCCGTCTACGCCGCGGCGGGCATCCCCGAAATCTCTCCGACCAGCGACCTCGCGCAGATCCTCGGCGACGCCCTCGACGGGCTGCTCGCCGACGGCGACATCCTCGCGGTCACCAGCAAGATCATCTCGAAGGCCGAGGGCCGCATCGTGCAGGCCGCCGACCGCGAGCAGGCGATCACCGACGAGACCGTGCGCGTCGTCGCGACCCGGGCGCACCCGGGCGGGGTCACGCGCATCGTCGAGAACCGTCTCGGCATGGTCGCCGCGGCGGCGGGCGTCGACTCGAGCAACACCGCCGACGGCACCGTGCTCCTGCTGCCGGTCGACCCCGACGCGAGCGCCGCCCGGCTGCGCGCCGCGCTCCAGGAGCGCTTCGGCATCCGCATCGGCATCGTCATCACCGACACGCTCGGCCGCGCCTGGCGCGAGGGGCAGACCGACGTCACGATCGGCTCGAGCGGCGTGCGCCTGCTCGACGACCTGCGCGGCACCCTCGACTCGCACGGTCGCCGGCTCGACGTCACCCTTCCCGCCGTCGGCGACGAGATCGCCGCGGCGGCCGACCTGGTCAAGGGCAAGAGCGGCGGGCTGCCCGTCGCGGTCGTCCGCGGGCTGGGCCGGCTCCTCGACGCGGATGCGCCCGGCGCCCGCGTGCTCATCCGTCGCGCGGAAGCCGACATGTTCCGGCTCGGTGCCGCGGAGGCGTTCGCCGAAGGGTACGCGGCGGGGCTCGCGGCGGCGCCGGAGGAGGCGCAGTGA